From a single Eremothecium sinecaudum strain ATCC 58844 chromosome III, complete sequence genomic region:
- the RBK1 gene encoding putative ribokinase (Syntenic homolog of Ashbya gossypii AFR626W; Syntenic homolog of Saccharomyces cerevisiae YCR036W (RBK1)): MAVIVIGSLNYDMVTFTGRSPKPGETIRGKGFETHGGGKGLNQALATNKLLPKSHTGIVKMVGNIGKDSFAAELLGIAESYGLDTTHIKVNEDQHTGIATIIVDESTCQNCIIVSSGANDLTVLDPDRLEEVFSAESKDEIEYVILQNEIPDPSGILSWLKENRPNKVLVYNPSPFVALEKKRWLDVDILILNEVEAIHLISSLYKEDEVQAYRNSIQEDAVKGYRKVLSDLTEMKLINQRQCGTIIITLGALGVLFSSKQSQLVQHIAAVPVKEVVDTTGAGDTFLGGVISQLYLGSDLVKALEFAVNASSIAITRKGASSSIPTYVEVREIMN, translated from the coding sequence ATGGCTGTTATTGTAATTGGATCGTTGAACTATGACATGGTTACGTTCACTGGACGCTCACCGAAACCAGGTGAAACTATTCGAGGTAAAGGGTTTGAAACACATGGTGGAGGTAAGGGGTTGAATCAGGCTCTAGCTACTAATAAGTTACTACCAAAGAGTCATACCGGAATTGTTAAGATGGTTGGTAACATTGGAAAGGATTCATTTGCTGCGGAGTTGTTGGGCATTGCTGAATCTTACGGCTTGGATACAACCCATATTAAGGTTAATGAAGATCAACACACTGGCATAGCTACTATTATAGTTGATGAGTCTACATGTCAAAATTGTATTATTGTTAGCAGCGGGGCTAATGATCTTACAGTTTTGGATCCTGATCGCCTCGAAGAGGTATTTAGTGCTGAATCTAAAGATGAGATAGAATACGTCATTTTACAGAATGAGATCCCGGATCCTAGCGGGATTTTGAGTTGGCTCAAGGAGAATAGACCAAACAAAGTATTAGTGTATAATCCATCACCATTTGTTGCCCTAGAGAAGAAGAGGTGGCTAGATGTCGATATTCTTATTCTCAATGAAGTTGAAGCTATCCATTTGATTTCGTCACTCTataaagaagatgaagtGCAGGCATATCGCAACAGCATTCAAGAAGATGCGGTCAAGGGTTATAGAAAAGTTTTATCTGATCTTACTGAGATGAAGCTAATCAATCAGAGACAATGTGGGACAATTATTATTACCTTAGGTGCGTTAGGCGTTCTATTTTCTAGTAAACAATCACAACTTGTTCAACACATCGCTGCTGTTCCAGTTAAGGAAGTTGTTGATACCACTGGAGCTGGAGATACCTTTTTAGGAGGAGTTATTTCTCAGCTATATCTTGGAAGTGATCTAGTGAAGGCTTTAGAATTTGCGGTAAATGCTAGTTCCATTGCAATTACTAGAAAGGGCGCATCCAGCAGCATTCCAACATATGTTGAAGTGCGTGAAATTATGAATTAA
- the RRP43 gene encoding exosome non-catalytic core subunit RRP43 (Syntenic homolog of Ashbya gossypii AFR625C; Syntenic homolog of Saccharomyces cerevisiae YCR035C (RRP43)), with protein sequence MSTIMFPPQVLARISPDLYLQRHLSLGIRPCLRSFEEFRDIQISDENLSRYSASCKNMNSNNILGSNVLKAGKTVIITTITGGIIENTFASTGSGRTVSNGTKAEEENRTIYPLVEIHRGNSGMPTDEEMIIAQRLHDGILSSELIPKESLAVKTGLKTTDENGKSQVIYPEDGDAGAAFDNGILDSKMSRVWSYTLYAKVEVFSRDGPLAELCWNSLIYALQKVRLPRAYIDERASDLKIPVRTRGRSAAIRETYDILCDPTESIPLKLNTDKIAYASGFGVVELDPEAQIPEDDEEMDVERQDKVLLADLEGEAEETSINSRISVTTDQHGNFKNVTIIGGGLKLTKDLIRHSLDLAKERSKDLDSKVIS encoded by the coding sequence ATGAGTACCATAATGTTTCCACCGCAGGTGCTTGCTCGTATATCACCAGATTTATATTTGCAAAGACATCTATCCCTCGGTATTCGACCATGTCTTCGCTCATTTGAAGAGTTTAGAGATATACAGATTAGCGATGAGAATCTATCCAGGTATAGTGCTAGTTGTAAGAATATGAATTCTAATAATATCTTGGGGTCGAACGTGCTGAAAGCAGGTAAAACGGTCATTATAACTACTATTACAGGCGGTATAATAGAGAATACGTTCGCTAGCACTGGGTCAGGGAGAACGGTTTCAAACGGAACTAAGGCCGAGGAAGAAAACAGGACTATATATCCACTAGTGGAGATTCATAGAGGCAACTCTGGAATGCCTACAGATGAGGAGATGATTATCGCTCAGAGACTTCATGATGGCATATTATCCTCGGAATTAATTCCGAAGGAGTCATTGGCTGTTAAAACTGGTCTAAAGACTACCGACGAAAATGGGAAATCCCAAGTGATCTACCCAGAAGATGGTGATGCGGGGGCGGCTTTTGATAACGGTATACTGGACTCTAAGATGAGTAGGGTGTGGAGTTACACGCTTTACGCTAAGGTCGAAGTTTTCAGCCGCGATGGCCCATTAGCCGAACTCTGCTGGAACTCACTGATATATGCTTTACAGAAAGTCCGTCTTCCAAGAGCTTATATTGATGAACGTGCTAGTGATCTTAAGATCCCGGTTAGAACAAGGGGTCGTAGTGCGGCAATTAGAGAGACCTATGACATATTATGCGATCCCACTGAGAGCATTCCATTAaaattgaatactgatAAAATAGCATATGCTTCGGGGTTTGGGGTTGTTGAACTGGATCCCGAAGCGCAAATACCGgaagatgacgaagaaATGGATGTCGAACGCCAAGATAAGGTGCTTTTGGCGGACCTAGAGGGTGAAGCCGAGGAAACTTCGATCAATTCGAGAATATCTGTAACAACAGACCAGCATGGAAACTTCAAGAATGTCACAATTATTGGAGGCGGACTGAAACTAACTAAAGACTTGATACGCCACTCACTAGATCTAGCTAAGGAACGCTCTAAAGATTTAGACTCAAAAGTGATATCTTAA
- the ELO2 gene encoding fatty acid elongase ELO2 (Syntenic homolog of Ashbya gossypii AFR624W; Syntenic homolog of Saccharomyces cerevisiae YCR034W (FEN1) and YJL196C (ELO1)), protein MLSILKNYSLPIFEKYPQILDFVPNVDRPFFNIYLWDHFNKWATILTKGRFVPNDFEFVAGELPLTEFKHVVAAIATYYLIIFGKVLLKNYPAFKLNFLFELHNLFLTGISLGILVLMVEQLVPMIVNNGLFYAICNSGAWTQPMVTLYYMNYIVKYIEFIDTLFLILKKKKLTFLHTYHHGATALLCYTQLVGTTSISWVPITLNLGVHVIMYWYYFLAARGIRVWWKEWVTRCQIIQFILDIGFIYFAVYTKLIHDYFPQMPHCGSCVGSLTATVAGCTIISSYLFLFIAFYIEVYRNKGTKTSRVVKRVRGGVAAKVNEYVNVDLKNTATPSPSPSTRKQQTSKK, encoded by the coding sequence ATGCTGTCAATATTAAAGAACTACAGCCTTCCAATTTTTGAGAAGTATCCTCAAATTTTAGATTTTGTACCTAACGTTGATCGTCCctttttcaatatttatTTATGGGACCATTTTAATAAATGGGCTACTATTTTGACTAAGGGTCGCTTTGTTCCAAATGATTTCGAATTTGTTGCCGGTGAATTGCCTTTGACTGAATTTAAGCATGTTGTTGCTGCTATCGCCACTTATTACTTGATTATTTTCGGCAAAGTTTTACTAAAGAACTATCCTGCGTTCAAGTTGAACTTTTTATTCGAGCTTCACAATCTTTTCTTAACCGGAATCTCCCTGGGAATTTTGGTTTTGATGGTGGAGCAGTTGGTGCCTATGATTGTCAACAATGGCTTATTCTATGCTATTTGTAACTCTGGCGCGTGGACCCAACCTATGGTTACGTTGTACTATATGAATTACATTGTGAAGTATATTGAGTTTATTGACACCTTATTTTTGATCctaaagaagaagaagttgaCATTTTTGCACACCTACCACCACGGTGCTACTGCTCTGCTCTGCTACACTCAGTTGGTTGGTACTACTTCCATTTCGTGGGTTCCTATTACTTTGAACTTGGGAGTCCATGTTATCATGTACTGGTACTACTTTTTGGCTGCTAGAGGTATCAGAGTCTGGTGGAAGGAATGGGTGACTAGGTGCCAAATTATCCAATTTATTCTTGATATAGGATTTATTTATTTTGCCGTGTACACTAAGCTGATTCACGACTACTTCCCTCAAATGCCCCACTGTGGAAGCTGTGTTGGATCTCTAACTGCAACTGTCGCCGGTTGCACCATTATCTCCTCCTACTTGTTCTTGTTTATTGCTTTCTACATCGAGGTGTACAGAAACAAGGGCACAAAAACTTCCAGAGTAGTTAAGAGGGTCCGTGGTGGTGTTGCAGCTAAAGTTAATGAGTACGTCAATGTCGACCTTAAGAATACCGCTACACCTTCACCATCCCCAAGTACCAGAAAACAACAAACTTCTAAGAAGTAA